The Parus major isolate Abel chromosome 4, Parus_major1.1, whole genome shotgun sequence genome has a window encoding:
- the LOC107203272 gene encoding ADP-ribosyl cyclase/cyclic ADP-ribose hydrolase 2-like isoform X4, with product MLLRNNLDCQEFMMMSWLFPLLFISVLCMNSFSGVQGKKWKGEGTTQNLESIVIGRCYNYIRIVNPAVGEKNCSQIWEAFKNAFIYKDPCNILPKDYELFINLTLHTIPPNKSLFWENNQLLVNSFADRGRRYMSLGDTLFGFVGDFLNWCGQADSPGLDYESCPTTLECENNAVESFWRMASITYAQHSSGVIQVLLNGSAEGGAYPQPGFFADYEIPNLQKGKISQIFIWVVDDLEGPDLDSCGIQSVKTLETRLKTLGYDVTCTDNNKSVMFLLCLDNPDNSKCALASF from the exons ATGCTCCTCAGAAAT aattTGGATTGTCAAGAATTCATGATGATGAGctggctttttcctcttttatttatCTCTGTTCTGTGTATGAACAGCTTCTCGGGAgtgcagggaaagaaatggaaaggtgAAGGTACTACTCAAAACCTGGAAAGTATTGTCATTGGAAGATGTTATAATTATATAAGAATTGTGAACCCTGCTGTTGG TGAGAAGAATTGTTCACAGATATgggaagcatttaaaaatgcatttatttacaaGGATCCTTGCAACATTCTACCTAAGGATTATGAATTATTTATCAATCTCACATTGCACACAATTCCACCTAACAag tctcttttctgggaaaataaTCAGCTACTAGTCAATAGCTTTGCTGACAGAGGACGTCGCTACATGTCTCTGGGTGATACTCTGTTTGGCTTCGTTGGAGATTTTCTGAACTGGTGTGGGCAGGCAGACAGCCCTG GACTGGACTATGAATCCTGCCCAACCACATTGGAATGTGAGAACAATGCAGTGGAATCTTTCTGGAGGATGGCCTCAATCACT TATGCACAGCACAGTTCTGGGGTGATACAGGTCTTGCTGAATGGTTCTGCAGAGGGCGGAGCTTATCCACAGCCAGG TTTTTTTGCAGATTATGAAATACCTAATCTCCAGAAAGGCAAAATCTCACAAATTTTCATTTGGGTTGTGGATGATCTTGAAGGACCAGATCT AGATTCCTGTGGAATTCAGAGTGTAAAGACATTAGAAACCAGGCTGAAAACTCTTGGTTATGATGTTACTTGCACTGACAATAACAA GTCTGTAATGTTCTTACTCTGTCTGGATAATCCTGATAATTCTAAGTGTGCCCTTGCATC
- the LOC107203272 gene encoding ADP-ribosyl cyclase/cyclic ADP-ribose hydrolase 2-like isoform X3: MLLRNNLDCQEFMMMSWLFPLLFISVLCMNSFSGVQGKKWKGEGTTQNLESIVIGRCYNYIRIVNPAVGEKNCSQIWEAFKNAFIYKDPCNILPKDYELFINLTLHTIPPNKSLFWENNQLLVNSFADRGRRYMSLGDTLFGFVGDFLNWCGQADSPGLDYESCPTTLECENNAVESFWRMASITYAQHSSGVIQVLLNGSAEGGAYPQPGFFADYEIPNLQKGKISQIFIWVVDDLEGPDLDSCGIQSVKTLETRLKTLGYDVTCTDNNKSVMFLLCLDNPDNSKCALASHLIS; the protein is encoded by the exons ATGCTCCTCAGAAAT aattTGGATTGTCAAGAATTCATGATGATGAGctggctttttcctcttttatttatCTCTGTTCTGTGTATGAACAGCTTCTCGGGAgtgcagggaaagaaatggaaaggtgAAGGTACTACTCAAAACCTGGAAAGTATTGTCATTGGAAGATGTTATAATTATATAAGAATTGTGAACCCTGCTGTTGG TGAGAAGAATTGTTCACAGATATgggaagcatttaaaaatgcatttatttacaaGGATCCTTGCAACATTCTACCTAAGGATTATGAATTATTTATCAATCTCACATTGCACACAATTCCACCTAACAag tctcttttctgggaaaataaTCAGCTACTAGTCAATAGCTTTGCTGACAGAGGACGTCGCTACATGTCTCTGGGTGATACTCTGTTTGGCTTCGTTGGAGATTTTCTGAACTGGTGTGGGCAGGCAGACAGCCCTG GACTGGACTATGAATCCTGCCCAACCACATTGGAATGTGAGAACAATGCAGTGGAATCTTTCTGGAGGATGGCCTCAATCACT TATGCACAGCACAGTTCTGGGGTGATACAGGTCTTGCTGAATGGTTCTGCAGAGGGCGGAGCTTATCCACAGCCAGG TTTTTTTGCAGATTATGAAATACCTAATCTCCAGAAAGGCAAAATCTCACAAATTTTCATTTGGGTTGTGGATGATCTTGAAGGACCAGATCT AGATTCCTGTGGAATTCAGAGTGTAAAGACATTAGAAACCAGGCTGAAAACTCTTGGTTATGATGTTACTTGCACTGACAATAACAA GTCTGTAATGTTCTTACTCTGTCTGGATAATCCTGATAATTCTAAGTGTGCCCTTGCATC
- the LOC107203272 gene encoding ADP-ribosyl cyclase/cyclic ADP-ribose hydrolase 2-like isoform X2 yields MLLRNNLDCQEFMMMSWLFPLLFISVLCMNSFSGVQGKKWKGEGTTQNLESIVIGRCYNYIRIVNPAVGEKNCSQIWEAFKNAFIYKDPCNILPKDYELFINLTLHTIPPNKSLFWENNQLLVNSFADRGRRYMSLGDTLFGFVGDFLNWCGQADSPGLDYESCPTTLECENNAVESFWRMASITYAQHSSGVIQVLLNGSAEGGAYPQPGFFADYEIPNLQKGKISQIFIWVVDDLEGPDLDSCGIQSVKTLETRLKTLGYDVTCTDNNKSVMFLLCLDNPDNSKCALASTCKFLFVNICVILQ; encoded by the exons ATGCTCCTCAGAAAT aattTGGATTGTCAAGAATTCATGATGATGAGctggctttttcctcttttatttatCTCTGTTCTGTGTATGAACAGCTTCTCGGGAgtgcagggaaagaaatggaaaggtgAAGGTACTACTCAAAACCTGGAAAGTATTGTCATTGGAAGATGTTATAATTATATAAGAATTGTGAACCCTGCTGTTGG TGAGAAGAATTGTTCACAGATATgggaagcatttaaaaatgcatttatttacaaGGATCCTTGCAACATTCTACCTAAGGATTATGAATTATTTATCAATCTCACATTGCACACAATTCCACCTAACAag tctcttttctgggaaaataaTCAGCTACTAGTCAATAGCTTTGCTGACAGAGGACGTCGCTACATGTCTCTGGGTGATACTCTGTTTGGCTTCGTTGGAGATTTTCTGAACTGGTGTGGGCAGGCAGACAGCCCTG GACTGGACTATGAATCCTGCCCAACCACATTGGAATGTGAGAACAATGCAGTGGAATCTTTCTGGAGGATGGCCTCAATCACT TATGCACAGCACAGTTCTGGGGTGATACAGGTCTTGCTGAATGGTTCTGCAGAGGGCGGAGCTTATCCACAGCCAGG TTTTTTTGCAGATTATGAAATACCTAATCTCCAGAAAGGCAAAATCTCACAAATTTTCATTTGGGTTGTGGATGATCTTGAAGGACCAGATCT AGATTCCTGTGGAATTCAGAGTGTAAAGACATTAGAAACCAGGCTGAAAACTCTTGGTTATGATGTTACTTGCACTGACAATAACAA GTCTGTAATGTTCTTACTCTGTCTGGATAATCCTGATAATTCTAAGTGTGCCCTTGCATC